The following coding sequences lie in one Miscanthus floridulus cultivar M001 chromosome 9, ASM1932011v1, whole genome shotgun sequence genomic window:
- the LOC136480172 gene encoding uncharacterized protein — MMLHKQSSASDPDQASDPPSSPPQVEVQVTMEAHTEPLRASPTPEIPEPALGSNEAGDPPSSPLQVKVQATTGTHTEPLGASPTNEMPKPANASITTIEHKQSLTSAHEAADRPYLPNQVEGPDTTCDAIGAHTEPPRASPTIAEPDTTTEPTNPSINRAESTLGSDTTTSVQ, encoded by the coding sequence ATGATGCTACATAAGCAGAGTTCAGCTTCAGATCCTGATCAGGCcagtgatccaccttcttcaccccCTCAGGTCGAGGTTCAAGTCACCATGGAGGCACATACAGAGCCTCTCAGGGCTTCTCCAACGCCCGAGATACCTGAGCCAGCTTTAGGTTCTAATGAGgcaggtgatccaccttcttcgccCCTTCAGGTCAAGGTACAAGCTACCACGGGGACACATACAGAGCCTCTCGGGGCTTCTCCAACGAACGAGATGCCTAAACCTGCTAATGCTAGTATTACTACAATCGAACATAAGCAGAGTTTAACTTCAGCTCATGAGGCAGCTGATCGACCTTATCTACCCAATCAGGTTGAGGGGCCAGATACTACGTGCGACGCCATAGGGGCACATACAGAGCCTCCCAGGGCTTCCCCAACAATCGCGGAGCCTGATACGACCACCGAGCCTACTAATCCTAGCATTAATAGAGCTGAGTCGACCCTAGGGTCTGACACTACTACTTCAGTTCAGTAG